Proteins co-encoded in one Campylobacter concisus genomic window:
- a CDS encoding 30S ribosomal protein S1 has protein sequence MAVNKSVQLGKAKDEDIEDIDFAAMLEESFKKTEEDSDAKIVSINGDEVLIDVGKKSEGILNVSEITDANGNLTHKVGDTIKVVITGSRNGRPIVSHKKALRKEKVKAFIEAYDPENSGEIDVKVVGKNKGGFITQDANGVEFFLPRTHSGFKNAEGVIGKTYKVRVIKIDKEENSIVVSRKKILDDDRKKRKEALSSIVENDSVIEGTVKKITTYGMFVDVGGVDGLVHYSEISYKGPVNPSSLYKEGDKVLVKVISYDNEKRHLSLSIKAATPDPWEEIINDGLEVGDTIKVTVSNIEPYGAFVDLGNDIEGFLHISEISWDKNIKNPKDHINEGQEIDVEVIEIDAKGHRLRVSLKNLLPKPFDEFKAKHKEGDVVKGVVTTITNFGAFVRVGCVEGLLHNEDASWDRNDKCKDMFKAGDELEVKIIKIDSAEQKVSLSLKDLKQSPVQAFADKFNVGDIVKGTIRDIKDFGVFVELGNNVDALIRKEDLGSVDVSTLKIGDEIEAAIAFIDEKKNRIRLSIRRLAKQKEREVLNEINDNDDKVTLGDIIKEQLL, from the coding sequence ATGGCTGTGAACAAAAGTGTTCAATTAGGAAAAGCAAAAGACGAAGATATCGAAGATATCGATTTTGCTGCGATGTTAGAGGAGTCTTTTAAAAAGACTGAAGAAGATAGTGACGCAAAGATCGTCAGTATCAATGGCGATGAGGTTTTAATCGATGTTGGCAAGAAGTCAGAAGGCATTTTAAATGTTTCTGAGATCACTGATGCAAACGGCAACCTGACGCATAAAGTTGGCGATACGATCAAAGTTGTAATAACTGGATCAAGAAATGGAAGACCTATAGTGTCGCACAAAAAAGCACTTAGAAAAGAGAAAGTTAAAGCTTTCATCGAAGCTTACGATCCTGAAAATTCTGGCGAAATCGACGTAAAAGTAGTTGGAAAAAATAAAGGTGGTTTTATCACTCAAGACGCAAATGGCGTAGAATTTTTCTTACCAAGAACGCACAGCGGATTTAAAAACGCTGAAGGAGTAATTGGTAAAACATATAAAGTAAGAGTTATAAAAATTGATAAAGAAGAAAATAGCATCGTTGTCTCTAGAAAGAAAATTTTAGATGATGATCGCAAAAAACGTAAAGAAGCTCTATCGAGCATAGTAGAAAACGATAGCGTTATAGAGGGTACAGTTAAAAAAATCACAACTTATGGCATGTTTGTTGATGTTGGCGGAGTCGATGGACTTGTGCATTATAGTGAGATAAGCTATAAGGGTCCAGTAAATCCTAGCTCACTATATAAAGAAGGCGATAAAGTTTTGGTTAAAGTTATCAGCTATGACAACGAAAAACGCCACTTGTCTTTATCTATCAAGGCAGCTACTCCAGATCCTTGGGAAGAGATCATAAATGATGGACTAGAGGTTGGTGACACTATCAAAGTTACAGTTAGTAATATCGAGCCTTATGGCGCATTTGTTGATCTTGGAAATGATATTGAAGGATTTTTACATATATCTGAAATTTCATGGGACAAAAATATCAAAAATCCAAAAGATCACATCAATGAAGGCCAAGAGATTGATGTTGAGGTTATTGAGATAGATGCTAAAGGACATCGTCTAAGAGTGAGCCTTAAAAATTTACTTCCAAAGCCATTTGATGAATTTAAGGCAAAACACAAAGAGGGTGACGTAGTAAAAGGCGTTGTGACAACTATTACAAATTTTGGTGCATTTGTTAGAGTGGGTTGCGTTGAAGGCTTGTTGCATAACGAAGACGCATCTTGGGATAGAAACGATAAATGCAAAGACATGTTTAAAGCTGGTGACGAGCTTGAAGTAAAAATCATCAAAATCGATAGCGCTGAACAAAAAGTTTCACTCAGCCTAAAAGATCTAAAACAAAGTCCAGTTCAAGCATTTGCTGATAAATTTAATGTAGGCGATATCGTAAAAGGAACAATTCGCGATATTAAAGACTTTGGCGTGTTTGTAGAGCTTGGTAATAACGTTGATGCGCTGATCCGCAAAGAAGATCTAGGTAGTGTAGATGTTAGCACACTTAAGATCGGTGATGAGATTGAAGCAGCTATCGCATTTATCGATGAGAAGAAAAATAGAATTCGCCTAAGCATACGTCGTTTAGCAAAACAAAAAGAGCGTGAAGTGTTAAATGAGATCAATGATAATGATGATAAAGTAACACTCGGCGATATTATAAAAGAACAATTACTTTAG
- a CDS encoding 4-hydroxy-3-methylbut-2-enyl diphosphate reductase, with translation MKIELASSYGFCFGVKRAIKIAENAGDAATIGPLIHNNEEINRLEKNYNVKTLDGINELKDEKKAIIRTHGITKNDLAELKKTDIKVIDATCPFVTKPQQICEKMSEEGYDVVIYGDMHHPEVKGVKSYAKGNVYVVLEESELDGIKFKQKVALVSQTTRKVEKFMQIANYLMLHVKEVRVFNTICNATFENQEAAKNLAKRADVMIIIGGKNSSNTKQLYLISKNFCEDSYLIESEEELEKSWFDGKNLCGISAGASTPDWIIQKVVDRIKKV, from the coding sequence TTGAAGATTGAGCTTGCTAGTAGTTATGGATTTTGCTTTGGTGTAAAAAGGGCGATAAAGATTGCTGAAAATGCAGGAGATGCTGCAACCATTGGGCCCCTCATTCATAACAATGAAGAGATAAACAGGCTTGAAAAAAACTACAATGTAAAGACGCTTGATGGCATAAACGAGCTAAAAGATGAGAAAAAGGCTATCATCCGCACTCATGGTATTACTAAAAATGACCTTGCGGAGCTAAAAAAAACCGATATAAAAGTGATCGATGCAACTTGCCCATTTGTGACAAAGCCGCAACAAATTTGTGAAAAAATGAGTGAAGAGGGCTATGATGTGGTGATCTATGGCGACATGCACCACCCTGAGGTAAAAGGTGTGAAGTCATACGCTAAGGGTAACGTCTACGTCGTACTTGAAGAGAGCGAGCTAGATGGCATTAAATTTAAGCAAAAGGTCGCTCTTGTTAGTCAAACGACTAGAAAAGTTGAGAAATTTATGCAAATCGCAAACTACCTTATGCTTCACGTAAAAGAGGTGCGTGTTTTTAACACTATCTGCAACGCAACATTTGAAAACCAAGAGGCTGCTAAAAATTTAGCAAAAAGGGCTGATGTGATGATAATAATCGGCGGAAAAAATAGCTCAAATACAAAACAACTCTATCTAATATCTAAAAATTTCTGCGAAGATAGCTACCTGATAGAAAGCGAAGAAGAGCTTGAAAAATCATGGTTTGATGGTAAAAATTTGTGTGGCATAAGTGCTGGTGCAAGTACGCCTGACTGGATCATACAAAAAGTCGTTGACAGAATCAAAAAAGTATAA
- the aroA gene encoding 3-phosphoshikimate 1-carboxyvinyltransferase produces the protein MRIYPLEKSLNLTIDDIAADKSISHRCAMFSLLSDKPSRVRNYLRAGDTLNTLKIVELLGAKIEDNGAEITITPPQKIKEPNEILECGNSGTAMRLFMGLLAAQDGFFVLSGDKYLNSRPMARIAKPLSDMGAKIDGANNANNAPLCIRGTKFERFSFDSKIASAQVKSALLLAALYSNGCKFSEPELSRDHTERMLAGMGADIKRDGLEIKLEPMKAPLAPLDIDVPNDPSSAFFFAVAALIIPNSHIILKNILLNKTRIEAYKILEKMGAEIKFHKTSSKYEDIGDIDVKYSPDLKGVEVSENISWLIDEAPALAIAFACAKGQSKLTNAKELRVKESDRIAVTINALKQCGVDASELEDGFIINGSEAKFATIDSYGDHRIAMSFAVLGLKCGMQIEKSEFIATSFPNFAEILKKMGVRVED, from the coding sequence ATGAGAATTTATCCACTAGAAAAAAGTCTAAATTTAACTATCGATGACATCGCAGCCGACAAGTCTATCTCGCATAGATGCGCGATGTTTTCGCTTTTAAGCGACAAGCCATCTCGCGTTAGAAACTATCTAAGAGCAGGCGACACGCTAAATACCTTAAAAATAGTCGAGCTCCTTGGCGCAAAGATCGAAGATAACGGAGCTGAGATAACGATCACTCCGCCACAAAAGATAAAAGAGCCAAATGAAATTTTAGAGTGTGGCAACTCTGGCACGGCGATGAGGCTTTTTATGGGGCTACTAGCCGCGCAGGACGGCTTTTTCGTGCTAAGTGGCGATAAATATTTAAATTCTCGCCCGATGGCAAGGATAGCAAAGCCTCTAAGCGATATGGGTGCAAAGATAGATGGTGCAAATAACGCAAACAATGCTCCTCTTTGCATAAGAGGGACTAAATTTGAAAGATTTAGTTTTGATAGCAAGATCGCCTCAGCTCAGGTAAAAAGTGCGCTTTTATTAGCGGCTCTTTACTCAAATGGTTGCAAATTTAGTGAACCAGAGCTAAGCAGAGATCATACTGAGCGCATGCTTGCTGGCATGGGAGCTGATATAAAGCGTGACGGCCTAGAGATTAAGCTAGAGCCGATGAAAGCCCCACTTGCGCCACTTGATATAGACGTGCCAAATGATCCAAGTTCAGCATTTTTCTTTGCGGTCGCAGCTCTAATTATCCCAAATTCGCATATCATTTTAAAAAATATCTTGTTAAATAAAACTCGGATCGAAGCTTATAAAATTCTAGAAAAAATGGGAGCTGAGATAAAATTTCACAAAACTTCAAGCAAATATGAAGATATCGGCGATATCGATGTCAAGTACTCACCAGATTTAAAAGGTGTAGAGGTTAGCGAAAATATCTCGTGGCTCATTGACGAAGCTCCAGCTTTAGCCATCGCATTTGCCTGCGCCAAAGGCCAAAGCAAGCTGACAAATGCCAAAGAGCTTCGTGTAAAAGAGAGCGATAGGATAGCTGTCACGATAAATGCATTAAAGCAGTGCGGCGTTGATGCTAGCGAGCTTGAAGATGGCTTTATCATAAATGGCTCTGAGGCTAAATTTGCCACGATAGATAGCTACGGAGATCATAGGATTGCGATGAGTTTTGCTGTGCTTGGACTAAAGTGCGGCATGCAGATAGAAAAGAGCGAATTTATCGCCACTTCATTTCCAAATTTTGCTGAAATTTTAAAGAAAATGGGAGTTAGAGTTGAAGATTGA
- the pheT gene encoding phenylalanine--tRNA ligase subunit beta: protein MIISKHWLNEWIDLSDVSGETLSKTLNSIGLEVDSYKEINLPKSIVVGYIKSREKHPDADKLSICQVDVGGETLQIVCGAKNVEAGQFVPVALIGTTMPNSLEIKKAKLRGIESSGMICSSSELGLPKVNDGILPLDESIGKLKLGTSLSEFEVFKDTVIEVDVTANRGDCQNLHGIAREICAALDLNMKDSHEDDESENLLGIGRIASVRAEDKVNGSFLYKAFELKEGLYENLITRMRLALIECQKTNLVERLLEYATFCTGVLFRAYDHAKLVSEGEKAVFDIKNGENGECVVYCGDKNLGIAGIYQSDVARVDEKSKVILVEASYVKPDVVSKAIFENKNLPKGDQIYRSSRGSEPNLAYGADYLFKRLANFKDTLNLFAGSQQSLLNTEPITLSISLFELKNMIGQDIARNDVVKILKKLGFEIAVNVEQESFNVKVPLFRHDIVNSHDVCEEIVRIVGIDNIASKPLNFSEKNRLNKTYFDYKNALNLRRRAADNGFFESVHYVFDSEDELSELNFKPCKVKILNPINNELNTLRPTLVNHLLSSSEKNIKNSKRSVRLFELGEIFDENANQGLNLGFVVSGLLKEPTLINGAKGEEANFYAFAAMVQNVIGKFELKPCRELSYLSPYEQAYIYQNGEKIGYIGRVDARVEAKRDLPKTYVCEIDFAKLKFEPILAVPYSKFQSTTRDLSLIVPENFEAGRIYECIRGLNLKELKEFLPVDIYKDAKLNGSISLSLKFIFQDMEKTLEDDDINALMDKILSELKDKLNIGIR, encoded by the coding sequence ATGATAATTTCAAAGCATTGGTTAAACGAGTGGATCGACCTTAGCGACGTTAGCGGCGAGACACTTTCAAAGACATTAAATTCTATCGGGCTAGAGGTTGATAGTTATAAAGAGATAAATTTACCAAAGAGTATCGTGGTTGGCTACATAAAAAGTAGAGAAAAGCACCCAGATGCCGATAAACTAAGCATTTGTCAAGTGGATGTTGGTGGAGAGACGCTTCAGATCGTGTGTGGGGCTAAAAATGTTGAAGCTGGCCAGTTTGTGCCAGTTGCACTTATTGGCACGACTATGCCAAATAGTCTTGAGATAAAAAAAGCAAAGCTAAGAGGTATCGAGTCAAGTGGTATGATCTGCTCTTCAAGTGAGCTGGGACTTCCAAAGGTAAACGATGGAATTTTACCGCTTGATGAGAGCATCGGCAAGCTAAAACTTGGTACAAGCCTTAGCGAATTTGAGGTATTTAAAGATACGGTAATCGAAGTTGATGTCACAGCAAACAGAGGCGATTGCCAAAATTTACATGGCATCGCAAGAGAAATTTGTGCAGCGCTTGATCTAAATATGAAAGATAGCCACGAAGACGATGAAAGCGAAAATTTACTAGGTATTGGCAGAATAGCTTCTGTGCGAGCAGAGGATAAAGTAAATGGGTCATTTTTATATAAGGCTTTTGAGCTAAAAGAGGGACTATATGAAAATCTAATAACTCGCATGCGTCTAGCATTAATAGAGTGCCAAAAGACAAATTTAGTTGAGAGACTGCTTGAATACGCGACATTTTGCACGGGTGTTTTATTTAGGGCTTATGATCACGCTAAACTTGTAAGTGAAGGCGAAAAGGCTGTTTTTGATATAAAAAATGGCGAAAATGGCGAATGTGTCGTTTATTGCGGTGATAAAAATTTAGGCATTGCTGGAATTTACCAAAGTGACGTAGCAAGAGTAGATGAGAAGTCAAAAGTGATCTTAGTAGAAGCTAGCTACGTAAAGCCAGATGTAGTTTCAAAAGCTATTTTTGAAAATAAAAATTTACCAAAGGGTGATCAAATTTATCGCTCAAGTCGTGGCAGTGAGCCAAATTTGGCTTATGGTGCGGATTATTTATTTAAAAGGCTTGCTAATTTTAAAGATACTCTAAATCTCTTTGCTGGCTCACAGCAGTCGCTTTTAAACACCGAGCCTATAACACTAAGCATCTCTCTTTTTGAGCTTAAAAATATGATCGGTCAAGATATAGCTAGAAATGACGTCGTTAAAATTTTAAAGAAACTTGGTTTTGAGATCGCAGTAAATGTTGAGCAAGAAAGCTTTAACGTAAAAGTGCCGTTATTTCGCCATGATATAGTAAATTCTCACGATGTTTGCGAGGAGATCGTAAGGATAGTAGGCATAGACAATATCGCCTCAAAACCACTAAATTTCTCTGAGAAAAATAGGCTAAATAAGACATATTTTGACTATAAAAACGCCCTAAATTTAAGGCGTAGAGCAGCTGATAATGGCTTTTTTGAAAGCGTACACTATGTCTTTGATAGTGAGGATGAGCTTAGCGAGCTAAATTTTAAGCCATGCAAAGTCAAGATACTAAATCCTATAAACAACGAGCTAAACACGCTTAGACCGACACTTGTTAATCACCTTCTAAGCTCAAGCGAGAAAAATATCAAAAACTCAAAACGCTCAGTTAGATTATTTGAGCTTGGAGAAATTTTTGATGAAAATGCAAATCAGGGCTTAAATTTAGGCTTTGTTGTGTCTGGACTTTTGAAAGAGCCTACGCTGATAAACGGCGCAAAAGGCGAGGAGGCAAATTTCTATGCATTTGCAGCGATGGTGCAAAATGTCATAGGTAAATTTGAGCTAAAACCTTGCCGCGAACTATCGTATCTTAGCCCATACGAGCAGGCATATATCTATCAAAATGGCGAAAAGATCGGCTATATCGGCAGAGTCGATGCAAGAGTAGAAGCAAAAAGGGATCTGCCTAAAACTTATGTTTGTGAGATTGATTTTGCAAAGCTTAAATTTGAGCCGATCTTAGCAGTGCCTTACTCAAAATTTCAAAGTACAACAAGGGATCTTAGTCTCATCGTGCCTGAAAATTTCGAGGCTGGACGAATTTATGAGTGCATAAGAGGGCTAAATTTAAAAGAGCTAAAAGAATTTTTACCAGTTGATATTTATAAAGATGCGAAGCTAAATGGCTCGATCAGTCTTAGCCTCAAATTTATATTCCAAGATATGGAAAAAACGCTTGAAGATGACGATATAAACGCACTTATGGATAAAATTTTAAGCGAGCTAAAAGATAAACTAAATATCGGAATAAGATGA
- the pheS gene encoding phenylalanine--tRNA ligase subunit alpha: MQDFVNKIKNEISTLDDLEKVRVEIFGKKGILAQGFAKLKELSEDEKKDFAANLNKQRDELGALIEAKKAELSEQEIDNKMKKEAADITLFNEPVASGALHPVMATMDKIIEYFLALNFSLETGPLIEDDFHNFEALNLPKYHPARDMQDTFYLDDFRLLRTHTSPVQVRTMLNQKPPIRMIAPGTVFRRDMDLTHTPMFHQIEALVVEDAEKVSFANLKSMLEGFLKHMFGDVEVRFRPSFFPFTEPSAEVDISCIFCHGKGCRVCKQTTWLEVLGCGVVDPNVFKAVGYKNVSGYAFGLGVERFAMLLHRVPDLRSLFEGDLRLLEQFK, encoded by the coding sequence TTGCAAGATTTCGTTAATAAAATCAAAAATGAAATTTCAACGCTTGACGATCTTGAGAAGGTCAGGGTAGAAATTTTTGGCAAAAAGGGCATCTTGGCGCAAGGTTTTGCAAAGCTAAAAGAGCTTAGTGAGGATGAAAAAAAGGATTTTGCAGCAAATCTAAACAAGCAAAGAGATGAGCTTGGCGCGCTAATAGAAGCTAAAAAGGCTGAGCTTAGCGAGCAAGAGATAGATAACAAGATGAAAAAAGAGGCTGCTGATATCACGCTATTTAACGAGCCTGTTGCTAGTGGAGCGCTGCACCCTGTTATGGCTACGATGGATAAGATAATTGAATACTTTTTAGCGCTAAATTTCTCACTTGAAACCGGACCACTTATAGAAGATGATTTTCACAACTTTGAGGCGCTAAATTTACCAAAATATCACCCAGCAAGGGATATGCAAGATACATTTTATCTAGATGATTTTAGACTTTTAAGGACGCATACGAGCCCAGTTCAGGTGCGAACTATGCTAAATCAAAAGCCGCCTATTCGCATGATAGCGCCAGGCACCGTCTTTAGACGTGATATGGACTTAACGCATACACCGATGTTTCACCAGATCGAGGCCCTTGTGGTGGAGGATGCTGAGAAAGTTAGCTTTGCAAATTTAAAATCAATGCTTGAGGGCTTTTTAAAGCATATGTTTGGCGACGTTGAAGTGCGTTTTCGCCCTAGCTTCTTTCCATTTACGGAGCCTAGCGCAGAGGTTGATATTAGTTGTATATTTTGCCATGGCAAGGGTTGCAGGGTGTGCAAGCAGACTACTTGGCTTGAGGTGCTTGGATGTGGCGTCGTTGATCCAAATGTATTTAAGGCGGTTGGCTATAAAAATGTAAGTGGATACGCCTTTGGCCTTGGGGTTGAGAGATTTGCAATGTTGCTTCATAGAGTGCCTGATCTAAGGTCGCTTTTTGAGGGAGATTTAAGATTGTTGGAGCAGTTTAAATGA
- a CDS encoding histidine triad nucleotide-binding protein, which produces MTIFEKIVAGEIPCNKVLESEKFLAFNDINPKAPIHILIIPKKHYKNFQEMDPILMGEMTKFIQEVATLMGVDKSGYRLITNCGENGGQEVMHLHFHLLGGAKLGWSEGVADPQSTF; this is translated from the coding sequence ATGACCATATTTGAAAAGATCGTAGCTGGTGAAATCCCTTGCAACAAAGTGCTTGAAAGCGAGAAATTTCTAGCTTTTAACGATATAAATCCAAAAGCACCGATCCACATCCTAATCATCCCAAAAAAACACTATAAAAATTTCCAAGAGATGGATCCAATTTTAATGGGAGAGATGACAAAATTTATCCAAGAAGTGGCGACCTTAATGGGCGTTGATAAGAGCGGATACCGCCTTATAACAAACTGCGGTGAAAACGGCGGTCAAGAGGTTATGCATCTGCATTTTCACCTGCTTGGCGGAGCTAAGCTTGGCTGGAGCGAAGGCGTAGCTGATCCACAAAGCACATTTTAA
- a CDS encoding CZB domain-containing protein yields MKLNGYRGVLLNEFNKIQDVHECRFGKWYEKDVKNTLVKDVKILSSIAAHHENVHHGLEKAMVIFADKDKGNLPGVEILKDVENSSKVGFEELLEAIKSARK; encoded by the coding sequence ATGAAGCTAAACGGATATAGAGGCGTACTTTTAAATGAGTTTAATAAGATTCAAGATGTTCATGAGTGTAGGTTTGGCAAATGGTATGAAAAAGATGTGAAAAATACTCTTGTAAAAGATGTCAAAATTCTCTCAAGTATCGCAGCTCATCATGAAAATGTTCATCATGGACTAGAAAAAGCGATGGTTATTTTTGCTGATAAAGACAAAGGAAATCTACCTGGCGTTGAAATATTAAAAGATGTTGAAAACTCAAGTAAAGTGGGTTTTGAAGAGTTGCTTGAAGCTATTAAGTCTGCAAGAAAATAA
- the argH gene encoding argininosuccinate lyase: MKEEKNAHKKMWEGRFSEASSKLLEEFNASINFDKNLFEEDIAGSKAHAKMLGICGILKKDESEAIIKGLDEVLSEIRAGKFEFKLEDEDIHMAVEKRLSQIIGAELGGRLHTARSRNDQVALDFKFYVLKKNLEISSCIKELIATLTNLAKNHKDTLMPGYTHLQHAQPVSFSYHLLAYAFMFKRDFERFVSSYERNNLSPLGSAALAGTPHKIDRTIVASELGFVGCTQNAMDSVSDRDFALEILFNISVFMTHASRLCEELILWSSQEFGFVSISDAYSTGSSIMPQKKNPDVAELIRGKTGRVNGNLVALLTTMKGLPLAYNKDMQEDKEGVFDSVSTILSSATILNEMIKTAKFNEKNMLKATKTGHLSATDLADYLVREKNIPFRTAHFITGKAVAKAESLGLDLSELNEEQLKSVDENLDANAIKFLDLYASKEARCSQGGTANKSVDEQIEILDYWLKKKEL, encoded by the coding sequence ATGAAAGAAGAGAAAAACGCACACAAAAAGATGTGGGAGGGTAGATTTAGCGAGGCTAGTTCGAAGCTACTTGAGGAATTTAATGCCTCTATAAATTTTGATAAAAATCTTTTTGAAGAAGATATCGCCGGGAGTAAGGCTCACGCAAAGATGCTTGGAATTTGCGGAATTTTGAAAAAAGATGAGTCAGAGGCGATCATAAAGGGACTTGATGAAGTTTTATCTGAGATAAGAGCAGGTAAATTTGAGTTTAAGTTAGAAGATGAAGATATACACATGGCAGTTGAGAAGCGACTTAGCCAGATCATCGGCGCCGAGCTTGGAGGTAGACTGCACACAGCTAGAAGCAGAAACGACCAAGTTGCGCTTGATTTTAAATTTTACGTATTGAAGAAAAATTTAGAAATTTCTTCATGTATAAAAGAGCTCATCGCCACGCTTACAAATTTGGCAAAAAACCACAAAGATACGCTAATGCCAGGCTACACGCACCTTCAGCACGCTCAGCCAGTAAGCTTTAGCTATCACTTGCTAGCATATGCATTTATGTTTAAAAGAGATTTCGAGCGTTTTGTTAGTTCATATGAGCGAAACAACCTAAGTCCGCTTGGCTCAGCAGCACTTGCAGGCACTCCTCATAAGATAGATAGAACTATCGTTGCAAGTGAGCTTGGCTTTGTAGGTTGCACGCAAAATGCGATGGATAGCGTGAGTGACCGCGACTTTGCGCTTGAGATTTTATTTAACATTAGCGTTTTCATGACGCACGCTTCTAGGCTTTGCGAGGAGCTCATACTTTGGAGTTCGCAAGAATTTGGCTTTGTAAGCATCAGTGACGCTTATAGCACAGGCAGCTCAATCATGCCACAGAAGAAAAACCCTGATGTTGCCGAACTCATACGCGGTAAAACTGGACGCGTAAATGGAAATTTGGTAGCTTTACTAACTACTATGAAGGGTCTACCACTTGCTTATAATAAAGATATGCAAGAAGATAAAGAGGGTGTGTTTGACAGCGTCTCAACCATTTTAAGCTCGGCTACTATCCTAAATGAGATGATAAAAACAGCTAAATTTAACGAAAAAAACATGCTAAAAGCGACAAAAACTGGGCATCTAAGTGCTACTGATTTGGCAGACTATCTAGTGCGTGAAAAAAACATCCCATTTAGAACAGCACATTTTATTACAGGTAAAGCTGTCGCAAAGGCTGAAAGTTTGGGCCTTGATTTGAGTGAATTAAACGAAGAGCAGCTAAAAAGTGTGGATGAAAATTTAGATGCAAATGCTATTAAATTTTTAGATCTTTATGCTTCAAAAGAGGCACGTTGTTCGCAGGGCGGCACGGCAAATAAAAGCGTTGATGAGCAGATAGAAATTTTAGACTACTGGCTTAAGAAAAAAGAGTTATAA
- a CDS encoding oxidoreductase, which produces MKLGELYSVVAAALATNFSGILDVSSFMRIKKTNAWITQTNSEANKKGNELYAKFIKDESSAALCDDFVILKSKFEASYYFSSAKDDLAQFYKAINFQPKMGEVDSISNQLILIANILKSEASKESMKLLVAFSVSFFLPYAKQLSKDIQKDATSNFYKSMGYFLEDFCLVLETIIGKA; this is translated from the coding sequence TTGAAACTTGGAGAACTTTATAGTGTTGTAGCGGCTGCACTTGCTACAAATTTTAGTGGCATTTTAGATGTTTCATCTTTTATGCGTATCAAAAAGACAAATGCGTGGATAACGCAGACAAATAGCGAAGCAAATAAAAAAGGTAATGAGCTTTATGCAAAATTTATCAAAGATGAAAGCAGTGCTGCTTTATGTGACGATTTTGTCATTTTAAAGTCAAAATTTGAGGCAAGTTACTATTTTTCTTCTGCAAAAGATGATCTAGCTCAATTTTATAAGGCTATAAATTTTCAGCCAAAAATGGGCGAGGTTGATAGTATCTCAAATCAGCTAATTTTAATAGCAAATATTTTAAAAAGTGAAGCATCTAAGGAGTCTATGAAGCTTCTTGTAGCTTTTAGTGTCTCATTTTTCTTGCCTTATGCTAAACAGCTTTCAAAAGATATACAAAAAGACGCAACTAGCAATTTTTATAAATCAATGGGATATTTTTTAGAAGATTTTTGCTTAGTTTTAGAAACTATTATTGGTAAGGCTTAG